Proteins from one Faecalibacterium sp. I3-3-33 genomic window:
- a CDS encoding Fur family transcriptional regulator has translation MRYSKQRELVMQTVERLCDHPTAEEIYDKAAQECPNLSLGTVYRNLNSLVEAGRVRRVSIPGKADRFDHTLPWHSHLYCTVCGGVTDADVDGKQVMELVKNQKGRVQDCAVVLLGVCEECCRKQDVEAAAAKQA, from the coding sequence ATGCGTTACTCAAAACAGCGGGAGCTTGTCATGCAGACGGTGGAGCGGCTGTGCGACCACCCGACTGCGGAGGAAATCTACGATAAAGCTGCACAGGAGTGCCCGAACCTGAGTCTTGGCACTGTATACCGCAACTTGAACAGTCTGGTGGAGGCTGGGCGGGTGCGCCGGGTATCCATTCCCGGCAAGGCAGACCGCTTTGACCACACCCTGCCGTGGCACAGCCACCTGTACTGCACCGTCTGCGGCGGCGTGACCGATGCAGATGTGGACGGAAAACAGGTGATGGAACTGGTCAAAAACCAGAAGGGCAGGGTGCAGGACTGCGCCGTGGTGCTGCTTGGCGTGTGCGAAGAGTGCTGCCGCAAGCAGGATGTAGAGGCCGCAGCGGCTAAACAGGCATAA
- a CDS encoding replication-associated recombination protein A, translating to MNEPLAQRLRPKTLADVCGQQHLLAPGRVFRRTIESGRIPNMIFYGPSGTGKTTVARIIAENSGMTLHKLNGTSCGTGDIKAVLKDIGTLAAAGGILLYLDEIQYLNKKQQQSLLECIEDGSVTLIASTTENPYFYIYNALLSRCTVFEFKPLAAADVERGVRNAVQRLSEGEQVPVCMDEDACAYLAESAGGDLRKALGCLDFAVTAAPVENGEKRITLDMIQQVTRRTAMRYDREGDDHYDIVSAYQKSMRGSDPDAALHYLARLLEAGDLPSACRRLMVCACEDVGLAYPQIIPIVKAAVDAANMVGLPEARLPLADAVILVATSPKSNSAHDAINAAIADVQAGRTGPIPRQLQNKHFDGEDALVKGQDYKYAHSYANHWVQQQYLPDVLKDTKYYTFGDNKTEQAARAYWAKIKGEENV from the coding sequence ATGAATGAACCACTTGCGCAGCGTCTGCGTCCCAAAACGCTGGCGGATGTGTGCGGGCAGCAGCATCTGCTGGCGCCGGGGCGGGTGTTCCGCCGCACCATCGAGAGCGGGCGCATTCCCAACATGATCTTTTACGGCCCCTCCGGTACCGGAAAGACCACGGTGGCACGCATTATTGCCGAGAACAGCGGCATGACCCTGCACAAGCTCAACGGCACCTCCTGCGGTACCGGGGATATCAAGGCGGTGCTCAAGGATATCGGCACGCTGGCAGCAGCGGGCGGCATTCTGCTGTATCTGGACGAGATCCAGTACCTGAACAAAAAGCAGCAGCAGAGCCTTTTGGAATGCATCGAGGACGGCAGCGTTACCCTGATCGCGTCCACCACCGAGAACCCCTATTTCTACATCTATAACGCCCTGCTTTCCCGCTGCACGGTGTTTGAGTTCAAGCCCCTTGCCGCAGCGGATGTGGAGCGCGGGGTGCGCAATGCCGTGCAGCGCCTTTCCGAGGGGGAACAGGTGCCGGTGTGCATGGACGAGGATGCCTGTGCCTATCTGGCTGAAAGCGCCGGCGGCGATCTGCGCAAGGCGCTGGGCTGTCTGGACTTTGCCGTTACGGCAGCGCCGGTGGAAAACGGGGAAAAGCGTATCACGCTGGATATGATCCAGCAGGTCACCCGCCGCACCGCCATGCGCTACGACCGGGAGGGCGATGACCACTACGACATCGTTTCTGCCTACCAGAAGTCCATGCGCGGGTCAGACCCGGACGCGGCGCTGCACTATCTGGCACGCCTGCTGGAAGCGGGAGACCTGCCCTCTGCTTGCCGCCGGTTGATGGTGTGCGCCTGCGAGGATGTGGGGCTTGCCTACCCGCAGATCATCCCCATCGTCAAGGCAGCGGTGGATGCCGCCAACATGGTGGGTCTGCCGGAAGCGCGTCTGCCGCTTGCGGACGCAGTGATTCTGGTGGCCACCAGCCCCAAATCCAACAGCGCCCACGATGCCATCAACGCAGCCATTGCGGATGTGCAGGCCGGGCGCACCGGCCCCATCCCGCGCCAGCTGCAAAACAAGCACTTTGACGGCGAGGATGCGCTGGTAAAGGGGCAGGACTACAAATATGCCCACAGCTACGCAAACCACTGGGTACAGCAGCAGTATCTGCCGGATGTGCTGAAGGATACCAAATACTACACCTTTGGCGACAACAAGACCGAGCAGGCCGCCCGGGCGTACTGGGCAAAGATCAAAGGGGAAGAAAACGTCTGA
- a CDS encoding endonuclease III domain-containing protein, translated as MPVRKKAPEDLTAKKALALEVIQRLKAEYPDAGCTLDYDHAWQLLVSVRLAAQCTDARVNIVVEELFAKYPSVAALAAAEPEDIEAIVKPCGLGHSKARDISACMRMLRDKYDCRVPDTFAELLALPGVGRKSANLIMGDVFGKPAIVTDTHCIRLCNKIGLVDGIKEPQKVEMALWKIIPPEEGSDLCHRFVMHGRAVCNARKPECEKCCLKDICRTAREAAGQQAEL; from the coding sequence ATGCCGGTACGAAAAAAAGCCCCGGAGGATCTTACCGCAAAAAAAGCACTGGCGCTGGAGGTCATTCAGCGTCTCAAGGCCGAATACCCGGATGCAGGGTGCACCTTGGACTACGACCACGCATGGCAGCTGCTGGTCAGCGTGCGGCTGGCCGCCCAGTGCACGGATGCCCGGGTGAACATTGTGGTGGAGGAACTGTTTGCCAAATACCCAAGCGTAGCCGCGCTGGCTGCCGCCGAACCGGAGGACATTGAAGCCATCGTCAAGCCCTGCGGGCTGGGGCACTCCAAGGCGCGGGATATCTCGGCCTGTATGCGGATGCTGCGGGACAAGTACGACTGCCGGGTGCCCGACACTTTTGCCGAGCTGCTTGCCCTGCCCGGCGTGGGGCGCAAGAGCGCAAACCTCATTATGGGGGATGTGTTCGGCAAGCCCGCCATCGTCACCGACACCCACTGCATCCGGCTGTGCAATAAAATCGGCCTTGTGGACGGCATCAAGGAGCCGCAGAAGGTGGAGATGGCCCTGTGGAAGATCATCCCGCCGGAAGAAGGCAGCGACCTTTGCCACCGCTTTGTGATGCACGGCCGCGCGGTGTGCAACGCCCGCAAGCCGGAATGTGAAAAATGCTGTTTGAAGGACATCTGCCGCACCGCCCGCGAAGCCGCCGGGCAGCAGGCAGAACTGTAA
- a CDS encoding GlsB/YeaQ/YmgE family stress response membrane protein: MITLMILLIVALLCVLVGCLTGLLTLVGVLASLFVGVLVGALAGYLAGRFMGTETSLGRNILMGVLGSFVGEFLFGLLGIHASGSFSSFAISVVGACICIWIGQKLSK, translated from the coding sequence ATGATTACTTTAATGATTTTGCTTATCGTCGCCCTGCTGTGTGTGCTGGTGGGCTGCCTGACCGGTCTGCTGACGCTGGTAGGCGTGCTGGCCTCCCTTTTTGTGGGCGTGCTGGTGGGCGCATTGGCCGGATATCTGGCCGGGCGCTTTATGGGCACGGAAACTTCCCTTGGCCGCAACATCCTGATGGGCGTGTTGGGCAGCTTTGTGGGCGAGTTTTTGTTCGGCCTGCTGGGCATTCACGCTTCCGGCAGCTTTTCTTCCTTTGCCATCTCGGTAGTTGGTGCCTGCATCTGCATCTGGATCGGGCAGAAGCTCTCCAAGTAA
- the cas3 gene encoding CRISPR-associated helicase Cas3' gives MEKALAHISEDGTRTQTVYEHLSGTARLAGAFAAPFGAAQEAAYTAWLHDIGKYSVAFQQRLAGGAATDHSTAGAQEAMKGCVPHIQAAFAVAGHHTGLPDGGNRRTADAADATLFGRLKKPVEPYDGWREVALPQSAPPDWASRDPLDFAFFTRMLYSCLVDADFIDTETFMNGQAAPRGSGVGIRSLLEKVRAKASGYLAAQSSSPVSCQRNAVLRACMEKGAHGAPGLYTLTVPTGGGKTFASLAFALEQAAAQGMKRVIYVIPYMSIIDQTAAVFADLLGAENVLADYSCADYKSLEQEKLTPAQYRQLLASENWDAPVVVTTAVQFFESLYANRSSRCRKLHNIADSVVIFDEAQTLPVSYLLPCVSAIAQLVRHYHATAVLCTATQPALEPYFRQFAPELPLQEIVPDTAALYSTLRRTTLCDAGELTQEALTAQLCALPQVLCVVNRRKTAQEVYAALPAEGSYCLTTLLCAADRRRQLAEIRQRLREGLLCRVVSTSLIEAGVDVDFPAAYRELCGLDSLLQTAGRCNREGHRSAEESLVYRFTLEGCGVPQMLRQNVHAMQYAAGCTAALDSPEAVRAYFKELYFARGEAALDTSGILDALRKGISGCIFPFAQVAEQFHLIEAPTRTVYLPVGEGKALCEQLNGTVSRALYRKLGAYSVACYAQQFQALESAGALEPLPNGSAILTDNTLYDAKTGLSMDVETGKGLFF, from the coding sequence ATGGAAAAAGCACTTGCACATATTTCTGAGGACGGAACCCGCACCCAGACTGTCTACGAGCATCTTTCCGGCACAGCGCGCCTTGCCGGAGCTTTTGCCGCACCCTTTGGCGCTGCGCAGGAGGCTGCATACACTGCATGGCTGCATGACATTGGCAAATACAGCGTTGCTTTCCAGCAGCGGCTGGCGGGCGGTGCTGCAACCGACCACTCGACCGCCGGTGCACAGGAAGCGATGAAGGGCTGCGTGCCCCACATTCAGGCCGCCTTTGCCGTAGCCGGGCACCACACCGGTCTGCCAGATGGCGGCAACCGAAGGACAGCCGATGCCGCTGACGCTACCCTCTTTGGGCGGCTGAAAAAGCCGGTGGAGCCTTACGATGGCTGGCGCGAGGTCGCCCTGCCCCAGAGCGCCCCGCCAGACTGGGCAAGCCGCGACCCGCTGGATTTTGCATTCTTCACCCGGATGCTCTACTCCTGTCTTGTGGACGCGGATTTTATCGACACCGAAACTTTTATGAACGGGCAGGCCGCGCCACGGGGCAGCGGTGTGGGTATCCGCTCCCTGCTTGAAAAGGTGCGTGCCAAGGCCAGCGGCTATCTTGCGGCACAGAGCAGCTCGCCGGTAAGCTGCCAGCGCAATGCCGTGCTGCGCGCCTGCATGGAAAAAGGTGCCCACGGCGCACCGGGGCTGTATACCCTCACCGTGCCCACCGGCGGCGGCAAGACCTTCGCCTCCCTTGCCTTTGCGCTGGAACAGGCCGCCGCGCAGGGCATGAAACGGGTGATCTACGTGATTCCGTATATGTCCATCATCGACCAGACTGCCGCTGTTTTTGCAGACCTTTTGGGTGCAGAAAACGTTCTGGCGGATTACTCCTGCGCGGACTACAAAAGCCTTGAACAGGAAAAGTTGACCCCGGCGCAGTACCGCCAGCTGCTGGCCAGCGAAAACTGGGATGCACCTGTTGTGGTGACCACCGCCGTGCAGTTTTTTGAATCGCTGTACGCCAACCGCAGCAGCCGCTGCCGCAAGCTGCACAACATCGCGGACAGCGTGGTCATTTTTGACGAAGCGCAGACCTTGCCCGTCAGTTATCTGCTGCCCTGCGTCAGCGCTATTGCGCAGCTGGTGCGGCATTACCACGCCACCGCCGTGTTATGCACCGCCACCCAGCCCGCATTAGAGCCCTATTTCCGGCAGTTTGCGCCGGAGCTGCCCTTGCAGGAGATCGTGCCGGACACTGCCGCTTTATACAGCACCCTGCGCCGCACCACCCTTTGCGATGCCGGAGAGCTGACGCAGGAGGCGCTGACCGCACAGCTTTGTGCGCTGCCGCAGGTGCTGTGCGTAGTGAACCGGCGCAAAACGGCGCAGGAAGTGTACGCCGCCCTGCCCGCCGAGGGCAGCTACTGCCTGACCACCCTGCTGTGCGCCGCAGACCGCCGCCGTCAGCTGGCAGAGATCCGGCAGCGGCTGCGGGAGGGGCTGCTTTGCCGGGTGGTGTCCACCTCGCTGATCGAAGCCGGTGTGGACGTGGATTTCCCCGCCGCATACCGGGAGCTGTGCGGGCTGGATTCCCTTTTGCAGACCGCCGGGCGCTGCAACCGGGAGGGACACCGCAGCGCAGAAGAGAGCCTAGTATACCGTTTTACGCTGGAAGGCTGCGGCGTCCCGCAGATGCTGCGCCAGAACGTACACGCCATGCAGTACGCAGCAGGCTGCACCGCAGCGCTGGACAGCCCGGAGGCAGTCAGGGCTTATTTTAAGGAGCTGTATTTTGCGCGGGGCGAGGCCGCACTGGACACCAGCGGCATTCTGGATGCCCTGCGCAAGGGGATCTCGGGCTGCATTTTCCCGTTTGCGCAGGTGGCAGAGCAGTTCCATCTGATCGAAGCCCCCACCCGCACCGTTTACCTGCCTGTTGGCGAAGGCAAAGCCCTTTGCGAGCAGCTCAACGGAACTGTGAGCCGCGCACTTTACCGCAAGCTGGGCGCTTACAGCGTAGCCTGCTATGCCCAGCAGTTTCAGGCACTGGAATCTGCCGGAGCGTTGGAACCACTGCCCAACGGCAGCGCTATCCTGACCGACAACACTCTGTACGATGCCAAGACCGGGCTTTCCATGGACGTGGAGACCGGAAAAGGCCTGTTTTTCTGA
- the cas5c gene encoding type I-C CRISPR-associated protein Cas5c: MSMLIEVWGDYACFSRPEMKTERVSYDIMTPSAARGLVEAIYWHPGMNYHIDRIYLLKPVQFASIRRNEVKATLLSSAALSAAKGGEVPMLCTAENIQQRAALVLQDVHYVIECHFTMTEKAAPGDNPGKFQDILRRRLKKGQCYHQPCFGCREFPANFREWHGGAEEIPALPLTQDLGFMLYDLDYSDPENIRSQFFRAKLENGVLDCRDVEVFT; encoded by the coding sequence ATGTCCATGCTGATCGAGGTCTGGGGCGACTACGCCTGCTTTTCAAGACCCGAGATGAAAACCGAGCGTGTATCCTATGACATCATGACGCCCTCGGCGGCGCGCGGGCTGGTGGAGGCAATCTACTGGCACCCGGGCATGAATTACCATATCGACCGCATCTATCTGCTCAAGCCGGTGCAGTTTGCCAGCATCCGGCGCAATGAGGTCAAGGCTACCCTGCTGTCCTCCGCGGCGCTCAGTGCAGCCAAGGGCGGCGAGGTGCCCATGCTGTGCACGGCAGAGAATATCCAGCAGCGGGCAGCGCTGGTGCTGCAGGATGTGCATTACGTGATCGAATGCCATTTTACCATGACCGAAAAAGCCGCACCCGGCGATAACCCGGGCAAATTTCAGGATATCCTGCGGCGGCGGCTGAAGAAGGGGCAGTGCTATCATCAGCCCTGCTTCGGCTGCCGGGAGTTTCCGGCAAACTTCCGGGAATGGCACGGCGGCGCCGAGGAGATCCCCGCACTGCCGCTCACGCAGGATCTGGGCTTTATGCTGTATGATCTGGACTACTCCGACCCGGAAAATATCCGCTCCCAGTTCTTCCGGGCAAAGCTGGAAAACGGCGTGCTGGACTGCCGGGATGTGGAGGTGTTTACATGA
- the cas8c gene encoding type I-C CRISPR-associated protein Cas8c/Csd1, translated as MILQALTAYYEQLVRQGKLSAPGWDDSFKVSYELRLNDAGQLVSVLDLRTETKMGKKTVLAPRAMRVPAHVKRTAGVSANLLCDNSSYLLGADEKGKPERAKQCFDACAALHHRLLDDVDSPAARAILAYFDRWDPAQAATHPLLAEQWKEITGNANLIFGYEAADHSHSFVNDDPAIQNAWQAHYNDRSAGADTVQCLITGKQAPAALVHPSIMGVQGAQSSGAALVSFNAPAFCSYGHEQGENAPMSEYAAFAYTTALNRLLADRDHCKHVGDTTILCWAENAEPVYQDAMSMFLFGADEAAGIQESDVQAALKRLSAGQTVPFLEKELSPDQHFYLLGLAPNASRLSVRFFLRDTFGSFAQNLQKHAEEMAIDCSEKEKSRTLPIWAVVNETTRTVPGQPAKPSPQLAGDLLRAVLTGGRYPATLLNGVTLRIRAEQAVTRGRAAVIKAYYLRNYPTELNKEVYTVSLNETTNVPYLLGRLFSVLESVQKAANPGINTTIKDRYFNAACATPGMAFPTLLRLSQKHLRKLNDGLATHYDKQITELMAQLPESGFPARLSLPDQGKFAIGYYHQTQKRFAKKNEEE; from the coding sequence ATGATCTTACAGGCGCTTACTGCCTACTATGAGCAGCTTGTCCGGCAGGGCAAGCTATCCGCCCCCGGCTGGGACGACAGCTTTAAGGTGAGCTACGAGCTGCGGTTGAACGATGCCGGGCAGCTGGTTTCTGTGCTCGACCTGCGCACGGAAACAAAGATGGGCAAAAAGACCGTCCTTGCCCCGCGTGCAATGCGCGTACCGGCGCACGTCAAGCGCACGGCCGGTGTTTCGGCAAACCTGCTGTGCGATAATTCCTCCTATCTGTTGGGCGCAGACGAAAAAGGCAAGCCGGAGCGTGCAAAGCAGTGCTTCGATGCCTGTGCGGCGCTGCACCACAGGCTGTTGGACGATGTCGACAGCCCCGCAGCCCGGGCGATCCTTGCTTATTTTGACCGCTGGGACCCGGCGCAGGCTGCTACGCATCCCCTATTGGCTGAGCAGTGGAAGGAGATCACAGGCAATGCCAACCTGATCTTCGGCTACGAGGCCGCCGACCACAGCCACAGTTTTGTCAACGACGACCCTGCCATTCAGAACGCATGGCAGGCGCACTACAACGACCGCTCTGCAGGTGCAGACACGGTACAGTGCCTGATCACTGGTAAGCAAGCGCCTGCTGCACTGGTGCACCCGTCCATCATGGGAGTACAGGGTGCGCAGAGTTCCGGCGCGGCACTGGTGTCCTTCAACGCGCCCGCCTTTTGTTCCTACGGCCACGAGCAGGGCGAGAACGCCCCCATGAGTGAGTACGCAGCCTTTGCCTATACCACTGCGCTGAACCGCCTGCTTGCTGACCGCGACCACTGCAAGCACGTTGGCGATACCACCATTTTGTGCTGGGCAGAAAACGCGGAGCCGGTCTATCAGGATGCCATGAGTATGTTCCTGTTTGGCGCAGACGAAGCCGCAGGCATTCAGGAAAGCGATGTACAGGCTGCGCTCAAACGGCTGTCTGCCGGGCAGACAGTGCCTTTTCTGGAAAAAGAGCTTTCGCCCGACCAGCACTTTTATCTATTGGGACTGGCACCCAACGCTTCCCGCCTGTCGGTACGGTTCTTTTTGCGAGACACCTTCGGCAGCTTTGCGCAAAACCTGCAAAAGCACGCCGAGGAAATGGCAATCGACTGCTCGGAAAAAGAAAAGTCCCGTACCCTGCCCATCTGGGCTGTGGTAAACGAGACCACCCGCACCGTGCCCGGACAGCCCGCAAAGCCGTCCCCGCAGCTGGCAGGCGACCTGCTGCGCGCCGTGCTGACCGGCGGGCGTTACCCCGCTACCCTATTGAACGGTGTGACCCTGCGCATCCGTGCCGAGCAGGCCGTGACCCGCGGCCGGGCTGCTGTGATCAAAGCATATTACCTGCGTAATTACCCTACCGAGCTGAACAAGGAGGTCTATACTGTGAGCCTGAACGAAACCACCAATGTCCCCTATCTTCTGGGGCGGCTGTTCTCTGTGCTGGAGTCGGTGCAAAAGGCTGCAAATCCCGGCATCAACACCACCATCAAGGACCGGTATTTCAACGCCGCCTGTGCTACGCCGGGCATGGCCTTCCCCACCCTGCTGCGGTTGAGCCAGAAGCATCTGCGCAAGCTGAACGACGGCCTTGCCACCCACTACGATAAGCAGATCACCGAACTGATGGCGCAGCTGCCGGAAAGCGGTTTCCCCGCTCGGCTCAGCCTGCCGGATCAGGGCAAATTTGCCATCGGCTACTACCACCAGACCCAGAAACGCTTTGCCAAAAAGAACGAGGAGGAATAA
- the cas7c gene encoding type I-C CRISPR-associated protein Cas7/Csd2, which yields MSAPIKNRYDFVILFDVENGNPNGDPDAGNMPRIDPETGYGLVTDVCLKRKIRNYVEMLKEDAPDADNYRIYVKEGVPLNRSDAEALEHNGLTPKDDLKKAKKSDPEIDRKLRDYMCEHFYDIRTFGAVMTTFVKGALNCGQVRGPVQLSFARSVDPIVPQEVTITRVAITTEADAEKKNSEMGNKHIVPYGLYRAEGYVSANLARKTTGFSEEDLQLLWQAILNMFENDHSAARGKMAVRELIVFKHDSELGNAPAYKLFDAVTVAHKAEVVAPRSYQDYIVTVADTLPEGVHCERFH from the coding sequence ATGTCTGCACCTATCAAGAACCGCTACGATTTCGTCATTCTGTTCGATGTGGAGAACGGTAACCCCAACGGCGACCCCGATGCCGGCAATATGCCCCGCATCGACCCCGAGACCGGCTACGGTCTGGTGACCGATGTCTGCCTGAAGCGCAAGATCCGCAACTATGTGGAGATGCTGAAAGAGGACGCCCCCGATGCCGACAATTACCGCATCTATGTCAAGGAGGGCGTACCCCTGAACCGCAGCGATGCCGAGGCGCTGGAGCACAACGGTCTGACCCCCAAAGACGACCTGAAAAAGGCCAAGAAAAGCGACCCGGAGATTGACCGCAAACTGCGGGATTATATGTGCGAGCATTTCTACGATATCCGCACCTTCGGTGCCGTGATGACCACCTTTGTCAAGGGTGCGCTGAACTGCGGTCAGGTGCGCGGCCCGGTGCAGCTGAGCTTTGCCCGCTCTGTGGACCCCATCGTGCCGCAGGAGGTGACCATTACCCGCGTAGCCATCACCACCGAGGCAGACGCTGAAAAGAAGAACAGCGAAATGGGCAACAAGCATATCGTGCCCTACGGCCTGTACCGTGCCGAGGGTTACGTTTCTGCCAATCTTGCCCGCAAGACCACCGGCTTCTCGGAGGAGGACTTGCAGCTGCTGTGGCAGGCTATCCTGAATATGTTCGAGAACGACCACAGCGCTGCACGCGGCAAGATGGCCGTGCGGGAGCTGATCGTGTTCAAGCACGATTCCGAGCTGGGCAATGCGCCCGCCTACAAGCTGTTTGATGCCGTTACCGTGGCGCACAAGGCCGAGGTGGTCGCGCCCCGCAGCTATCAGGACTACATCGTTACGGTGGCCGACACCCTGCCGGAGGGTGTGCACTGCGAGAGGTTCCACTGA
- the cas4 gene encoding CRISPR-associated protein Cas4: protein MDAPDDYLQMSGIQHFAFCRRQWALAYLEQQWAENLRTTEGHLDHARCHDDTRTERRGELLITRGMRVVSHRLRMAGNCDVVEFRACADGIPLQSTPGRWQPYPVEYKHGHAKETDADRLQLCAQAMALEEMLVCHIPEGALYYCETKRREAVPFTDELRSTTRQMADEMNQYFARGYTPKVKPGKHCNACSLKELCLPMLCQKADAKAYLRRYLDETATEVTPCDNS, encoded by the coding sequence ATGGACGCGCCGGACGACTACCTGCAAATGTCCGGTATCCAGCACTTTGCCTTCTGCCGCCGTCAGTGGGCACTGGCCTATCTGGAGCAGCAATGGGCTGAAAATCTGCGCACCACCGAAGGGCATCTGGATCATGCCCGCTGCCACGATGACACTCGCACCGAGCGCCGGGGCGAGTTGCTGATCACCCGGGGCATGCGGGTGGTCAGCCACCGGCTGCGGATGGCGGGCAACTGCGACGTGGTGGAGTTCCGGGCTTGTGCGGATGGCATCCCGCTGCAAAGCACCCCCGGGCGCTGGCAGCCCTACCCGGTGGAATACAAGCACGGCCACGCAAAGGAAACCGATGCCGACCGGCTGCAATTATGCGCACAGGCCATGGCACTGGAGGAAATGCTGGTGTGCCATATCCCGGAAGGGGCGCTGTATTACTGCGAGACCAAACGGCGGGAAGCCGTACCTTTTACCGACGAACTGCGCAGCACCACCCGGCAGATGGCAGACGAGATGAACCAGTATTTTGCCCGCGGCTACACCCCAAAGGTAAAGCCCGGCAAGCACTGCAACGCCTGTTCCCTGAAAGAGCTCTGTCTGCCGATGCTCTGCCAGAAGGCAGACGCCAAGGCTTATCTGCGGCGCTATCTGGACGAGACGGCCACGGAGGTGACACCATGCGACAATTCCTGA
- the cas1c gene encoding type I-C CRISPR-associated endonuclease Cas1c: MRQFLNTLFVLSEDAYLTLDGENVVVSRGKSEVGRVPLHTLESILCFSYAGASPALMGKCGRMGIDLSFYSPRGRFLARTVGEERGNVLLRQTQYAVAASEALSCSYARSFILGKVYNARWVLERATRDHPQRVPVDELKQTSAQLAAALPLVESCEDLEQLRGLEGEAAQRYFDRFNALILQQNDAFVFTSRSRRPPLDNVNALLSFAYSLLASDCAAALEGAGLDPYVGFLHRARPGRRSLALDLMEELRAVLADRFVLSCINQKVLSAKHFEKQENGAVLLTEEGRRAFLNAWQQKKREVITHPFLKEKLCWGLVPYVQALLLVRTLRGDLEVYPPFFWK, encoded by the coding sequence ATGCGACAATTCCTGAACACCCTGTTCGTCCTCAGCGAGGACGCTTACCTCACGCTGGACGGCGAAAACGTCGTGGTCAGCCGTGGGAAATCCGAGGTCGGGCGGGTGCCGCTGCACACGCTGGAAAGCATCCTCTGCTTCAGTTACGCCGGTGCCAGCCCTGCGCTGATGGGCAAATGCGGGCGTATGGGCATCGACCTGAGTTTTTATAGCCCGCGCGGCCGCTTTTTAGCGCGCACTGTGGGCGAGGAACGCGGCAACGTATTGCTGCGGCAGACCCAGTACGCCGTTGCCGCCAGTGAAGCGCTCAGCTGCAGCTATGCCCGCAGCTTTATTCTGGGCAAGGTGTACAATGCCCGCTGGGTGCTGGAGCGTGCCACCCGGGATCACCCGCAGCGGGTGCCCGTGGACGAATTGAAACAGACCAGCGCCCAGCTGGCTGCTGCCCTGCCGCTGGTGGAAAGCTGCGAGGATCTGGAGCAGCTGCGCGGGCTGGAGGGCGAAGCCGCACAGCGGTATTTCGACCGGTTCAACGCGCTGATCTTACAGCAGAACGATGCTTTTGTGTTCACCAGCCGCAGCCGCAGACCGCCGCTGGACAACGTGAACGCGCTGCTGTCCTTTGCCTATTCCCTGCTGGCCAGCGATTGTGCCGCCGCGCTGGAGGGTGCCGGGCTGGACCCCTATGTGGGCTTTCTGCACCGTGCCCGCCCCGGGCGGCGCAGCCTTGCGCTGGATCTGATGGAGGAACTGCGCGCCGTTTTGGCTGACCGTTTCGTGCTGTCCTGTATCAACCAGAAAGTGCTGAGCGCAAAGCACTTTGAAAAGCAGGAAAACGGTGCCGTTCTGCTGACCGAGGAAGGACGCCGCGCGTTCCTGAATGCATGGCAGCAGAAAAAACGCGAAGTCATCACCCACCCGTTTTTAAAGGAAAAGCTCTGCTGGGGGCTTGTGCCCTATGTGCAGGCGTTGCTGCTGGTACGCACCCTGCGGGGCGATCTAGAGGTCTACCCTCCATTTTTCTGGAAGTGA
- the cas2 gene encoding CRISPR-associated endonuclease Cas2, whose amino-acid sequence MLVLITYDVNTETSAGRKRLRKVAKKCVDHGQRVQNSVFECLLNASQYAVLKAELTALIDPALDSLRFYQLGNNYQTKVEHVGLHPEFAQDSVLIF is encoded by the coding sequence ATGCTGGTACTGATCACCTACGATGTAAACACCGAAACCTCTGCCGGACGCAAGCGGCTGCGCAAGGTTGCCAAGAAGTGCGTGGATCATGGGCAGCGGGTGCAGAATTCCGTGTTCGAGTGCCTGCTGAACGCATCGCAGTACGCGGTGCTCAAGGCAGAGCTGACCGCCCTGATCGACCCTGCCTTGGACAGTCTACGGTTCTACCAGTTGGGTAACAATTACCAGACTAAGGTCGAGCATGTTGGGCTGCACCCGGAGTTTGCGCAGGATAGTGTGCTGATCTTTTGA